The following proteins come from a genomic window of Magnetococcus sp. PR-3:
- the bcp gene encoding thioredoxin-dependent thiol peroxidase, with product MVLEVGQSIPNLSLPDQTGEEKSMLDLLGSKGAIIYFYPKDNTPGCTTEAKDFQSLQEEFGAKGYTVVGISKDSVKSHTNFITKHELAFTLLADVELKACEGFGVWQEKKNYGKTYMGIVRSTFVVDAKGVVTEVYKKVRVKEHAQKVLDALA from the coding sequence ATGGTGTTGGAAGTTGGACAGAGCATCCCTAACTTGAGCCTTCCCGATCAAACCGGTGAAGAAAAATCGATGTTGGATCTACTGGGTAGCAAAGGGGCGATTATCTATTTCTACCCCAAGGACAACACCCCCGGTTGTACGACTGAGGCCAAAGATTTCCAGAGTTTACAAGAGGAATTTGGTGCCAAAGGCTATACCGTTGTCGGTATTTCAAAAGATTCCGTCAAATCACATACCAACTTTATCACCAAGCATGAGTTGGCCTTTACCCTTTTAGCTGATGTTGAGCTCAAGGCGTGTGAAGGTTTTGGGGTTTGGCAAGAGAAGAAAAACTACGGAAAAACCTACATGGGTATTGTACGCAGTACCTTTGTTGTCGATGCCAAAGGTGTCGTAACGGAAGTCTATAAAAAAGTTCGGGTAAAAGAGCACGCTCAGAAGGTTTTGGATGCACT
- a CDS encoding D-alanyl-D-alanine carboxypeptidase family protein yields MSFKLFRTLLLVLLVFALTGSEAWAEGQPFRVRAKAAIMGDIDSGAILFDQNSDMPLPPASLTKVMTLYLLYEALQKGEITLETPMPVSRAAWKMGGSKTFVKVGDSVRVEDLIRGIAVQSGNDACVVVAEYLGGSEKGFADMMNAKAAALGMEGSQFKNASGLPAEGHYASARDFFVLASALLKHFPEYGHYVQQKEYTFNGIRQVNRNRLLWKDKYITGLKTGHTRAAGYCLISIREKDGQRLCSVVMGTRSTSIREEESMRLLHYGNRAFETVNLFEAGATVRTMRVWKGVKKEVDGVIYDPVRITVPKRQRGALEAGIVYSEPLIAPVRQGQELGALIVKLGKEEVMRQPVVAKDEVEEGNLVAVVLDSLRLQLGW; encoded by the coding sequence ATGTCTTTTAAGTTGTTTCGTACCCTGCTGTTGGTTCTATTGGTCTTTGCCTTAACGGGAAGTGAGGCTTGGGCTGAAGGGCAGCCTTTCCGTGTTCGGGCCAAAGCTGCCATCATGGGGGATATCGATAGTGGGGCGATCCTGTTTGATCAAAACAGTGATATGCCGCTGCCTCCTGCTTCACTTACCAAAGTTATGACCCTCTATTTGCTTTATGAAGCGTTGCAAAAAGGGGAAATTACGTTGGAAACCCCCATGCCAGTTAGCCGTGCTGCCTGGAAGATGGGAGGCTCAAAAACCTTTGTAAAGGTTGGTGATAGTGTAAGGGTTGAAGACCTTATTCGGGGTATTGCTGTTCAAAGTGGTAATGATGCGTGTGTGGTGGTTGCGGAGTATCTGGGCGGGTCTGAAAAAGGCTTTGCAGATATGATGAACGCCAAGGCGGCAGCCTTAGGGATGGAAGGTAGCCAGTTTAAAAATGCTTCGGGACTGCCTGCTGAAGGTCATTATGCCAGTGCGCGTGACTTTTTTGTTTTGGCTTCAGCCTTACTCAAGCATTTTCCTGAGTACGGTCATTACGTCCAACAAAAAGAGTACACCTTTAACGGTATTCGCCAAGTCAACCGCAACCGTTTGTTGTGGAAAGATAAATATATAACGGGTCTTAAAACTGGCCATACACGTGCAGCCGGTTACTGTTTGATTTCGATTCGTGAAAAAGATGGACAACGCCTCTGTTCTGTCGTGATGGGAACCCGCAGTACCAGTATTCGGGAAGAAGAGTCTATGCGGCTCTTACATTATGGGAACCGAGCTTTTGAAACTGTAAACCTGTTTGAAGCCGGTGCCACTGTGCGCACCATGCGGGTCTGGAAAGGTGTTAAGAAGGAAGTGGATGGCGTTATCTATGATCCAGTCCGTATTACGGTGCCCAAACGTCAACGTGGTGCTTTGGAAGCTGGTATTGTCTATAGCGAACCCCTTATTGCTCCGGTTAGACAAGGTCAAGAGCTTGGGGCTTTGATTGTGAAGCTTGGTAAAGAAGAGGTCATGCGTCAGCCTGTTGTTGCCAAAGATGAGGTCGAGGAAGGCAACTTAGTTGCGGTGGTTTTGGACTCTTTGCGTCTACAGTTGGGCTGGTAG